The Propionibacterium freudenreichii subsp. freudenreichii genome contains a region encoding:
- a CDS encoding potassium transporter Kup, with the protein MQTVFAIDHHTAVPSRDNVIGIISLVIWSILLIVCIKYVTLVMRADNGGEGGILALMALLQRHIPSRCRLAAVTMGIGMVGAALFYGDSMITPAISVMSALEGAAVIDPGLTRMVLPAAVVILTALFVIQQRGTAVIGRAFGPIMLVWFISIAALGAPWILRCPQILMALSPQWALLFVLERPWTAFVAMGAVVLTVTGAEALYADMGHFGSRRVRIAWFSVVLPALMLNYLGQGAMIILHPAWIDNPFFRTAPQWAQVPLVVIATLATIIASQAVISGTFSVSHQASRLGLLPRFSIRHTSREEGGQIYIPEVNWMLYLGVLLLIGAFRTSARLSTAYGLAVTGTLLLTTALFLILVRLVWDWSWWRVLPIAVVIGGLELSLLAANLLKITSGGWIPLVIAGAIIVIMTAWRKGTAFVVSSRASAEGPLDDFLARIKDDRPTRVPGLAIYPHPGRVTTPLALRNNIQFNHVLHEHNVIISMVDENISHIPHRDRIRVTDLGDPDDGIAYVECHVGFADSQNIPSALALVMDQLPDPRMHMQEAVYFLSVANIRRADDTDPLASRCPMATWRRLVYLTLSRNQADRTTAFRIPRTRSVVLGDVITV; encoded by the coding sequence ATGCAGACCGTCTTCGCGATCGATCACCACACCGCCGTACCCAGCCGCGACAACGTCATCGGCATCATCTCGCTGGTCATCTGGTCCATCCTGCTCATCGTCTGCATCAAGTACGTCACCCTCGTGATGCGTGCCGACAACGGGGGCGAGGGCGGCATCTTGGCCCTCATGGCTCTGCTGCAACGCCACATCCCCTCACGCTGCCGACTCGCCGCTGTGACGATGGGAATCGGAATGGTGGGGGCGGCGCTGTTCTACGGGGACTCAATGATCACGCCCGCGATTTCGGTGATGAGCGCCCTCGAGGGTGCCGCCGTCATCGATCCCGGTCTGACTCGGATGGTGCTGCCCGCCGCGGTGGTTATCCTCACCGCCCTGTTCGTCATCCAGCAGAGGGGTACCGCGGTGATTGGACGGGCGTTCGGACCCATCATGCTGGTCTGGTTCATCAGCATCGCCGCGCTGGGGGCACCGTGGATTCTTCGCTGTCCTCAGATCCTGATGGCGCTGTCACCCCAGTGGGCCCTGCTGTTCGTCCTTGAGCGCCCGTGGACGGCTTTCGTCGCCATGGGGGCGGTCGTGCTGACCGTCACGGGAGCGGAGGCGCTCTACGCCGACATGGGCCACTTCGGCAGCCGCCGGGTCCGCATCGCCTGGTTCTCGGTGGTGCTGCCTGCTCTCATGCTGAACTACCTCGGGCAGGGCGCCATGATCATTCTTCATCCCGCCTGGATCGACAACCCCTTCTTCCGAACTGCGCCGCAGTGGGCACAGGTCCCGCTGGTGGTGATCGCCACTCTGGCCACCATCATTGCCTCCCAGGCTGTGATATCCGGCACGTTCTCGGTCTCCCATCAAGCCTCCAGGCTTGGCCTGCTGCCTCGCTTCTCGATTCGCCACACTTCTCGGGAGGAGGGCGGCCAGATCTACATTCCCGAGGTCAACTGGATGCTCTACCTCGGTGTTCTGCTGCTCATCGGCGCTTTCCGCACGTCGGCACGGTTATCCACCGCCTACGGACTCGCCGTGACCGGAACCCTGCTGCTCACCACGGCCCTCTTCCTGATCCTGGTCCGCCTCGTCTGGGACTGGTCGTGGTGGCGAGTTCTGCCGATAGCAGTGGTCATCGGTGGCCTGGAGCTGTCTCTCCTCGCGGCCAATCTGCTCAAGATCACCTCGGGGGGCTGGATTCCGTTGGTGATCGCCGGTGCGATCATCGTCATCATGACGGCGTGGCGCAAGGGCACCGCGTTCGTCGTCTCCAGTCGTGCCTCCGCCGAGGGGCCGCTGGATGACTTCCTGGCTCGTATCAAGGACGATCGACCGACTCGGGTTCCCGGTTTGGCGATCTACCCGCATCCGGGCCGGGTCACCACACCACTCGCGCTGCGCAACAATATCCAGTTCAACCATGTGCTCCATGAGCACAACGTCATCATCTCGATGGTTGATGAGAACATCTCCCACATCCCTCATCGGGATCGGATCAGGGTCACCGACCTCGGGGACCCCGACGACGGCATCGCATACGTCGAGTGCCATGTCGGTTTCGCCGACTCCCAGAACATTCCGTCCGCCCTGGCGCTGGTCATGGACCAGCTCCCCGACCCCCGGATGCACATGCAGGAAGCTGTCTACTTCCTGTCAGTGGCCAACATACGTCGCGCCGACGACACCGACCCATTGGCATCCAGATGCCCGATGGCCACCTGGCGGCGGCTCGTCTACCTCACGCTGTCGAGGAACCAGGCCGACCGCACCACGGCCTTCCGGATTCCGCGAACCCGATCGGTCGTTCTCGGCGATGTGATCACAGTCTGA